Genomic segment of candidate division TA06 bacterium:
TAAACCAATAACCCGCGAAAAAAGGGTGGCCCTGGCCCAAAACAAAATATTTGAAGGCTTGGATAATCGGCAAAAAGAGTTTTTAGAATTTGTGCTGTCAAAATACATCGAGTCAGGCGTAGAGGAATTGAATCAGGAAAAATTGCCGGATTTGCTAAATTTAAAATACAATGCCATTGCCGAAGCTGCGGAATTGCTGGGTGGAGTAGAAAAAATTAGAGATACATTTCTAGGTTTTCAGAAACATTTGTATATGAAAACACAATTACAATCTATGTAAAGAGAATTATAAGTGTATACAATAGTTGTATCCAGTTAAATGACTAAAATGAAAAACAAGTTAACTCTTTCAAATATAACCACCACCAACTCCGCCGAACAGACCCAGACCTTTGGCCAAAGCCTGGCCGTCCGCTTATTGCCCGGCGATGTGGTCTGCCTGTGGGGCGATCTGGGCGCCGGCAAGACGACTTTGGCCCAGGGAATCTGCCAGGGCCTGCAGTCAAAGGAGATCGCGGTCAGCCCCAGTTACGGATTGATTCACGAGTATCGGGGCATTTACGACATCTATCATCTGGACCTGTACCGTTTAGGCAACTCAGCCCAGGCCGAAGAGATCGGCATCACCGATTATCTTTACGGCCAGGGAATTTCCATCATAGAATGGCCGGAGCGGATCCGCGATATCCTGCCGTCCCAGCGGCTGGATATATTTTTGACCAGGCTGGACCAGCAGACCCGGAAGATCGAGTTAAAAGCATCAGGGAAAA
This window contains:
- the tsaE gene encoding tRNA (adenosine(37)-N6)-threonylcarbamoyltransferase complex ATPase subunit type 1 TsaE gives rise to the protein MKNKLTLSNITTTNSAEQTQTFGQSLAVRLLPGDVVCLWGDLGAGKTTLAQGICQGLQSKEIAVSPSYGLIHEYRGIYDIYHLDLYRLGNSAQAEEIGITDYLYGQGISIIEWPERIRDILPSQRLDIFLTRLDQQTRKIELKASGKNWNDRFNN